A DNA window from Bacteroidota bacterium contains the following coding sequences:
- a CDS encoding T9SS type A sorting domain-containing protein — translation YTWNNTSQTSRTIKVLPPNGTTVYYVTDTYSCLRDSFTVNATSLPITLLNFDAQLANKKVKLNWSTAMEINNNFFTVERSENGKTFYPIANIKGAGNSTKTSQYSLIDDINTVNANTIFYRLKQTDFDGRFTYSKTATIDLGNVGNFDLSVFPNPNSGTFTIGLSNVMSETIYITIFDLLGNEHFVQEIETINGKKNIELSLPPGFYTLNATTIEGKVIVQKIFVNK, via the coding sequence ATTATACTTGGAACAACACAAGCCAAACATCGCGTACCATAAAAGTATTACCACCCAATGGAACTACTGTTTATTATGTAACCGATACTTACTCGTGCTTACGCGATTCATTTACCGTAAATGCAACCTCCCTCCCTATTACCCTACTTAATTTTGATGCGCAACTGGCCAACAAAAAAGTAAAACTCAATTGGTCTACCGCAATGGAAATTAACAATAATTTTTTTACTGTAGAAAGAAGCGAAAATGGTAAAACATTTTATCCTATAGCCAATATAAAAGGTGCGGGTAATAGCACTAAAACTTCACAGTATAGTTTAATTGATGATATCAATACTGTAAATGCTAATACTATTTTCTATCGCCTTAAACAAACCGATTTTGATGGCAGATTCACTTATTCAAAAACCGCTACCATTGATTTAGGAAATGTAGGAAACTTTGACTTAAGTGTTTTTCCTAATCCTAATAGTGGAACATTCACCATTGGTTTAAGCAATGTAATGAGCGAAACCATATACATCACCATATTTGATTTATTGGGTAATGAACACTTTGTGCAAGAAATTGAAACCATCAATGGAAAGAAAAATATTGAGTTGAGTTTACCTCCGGGTTTTTATACTTTAAACGCTACCACCATTGAAGGTAAAGTAATCGTTCAAAAAATATTTGTTAATAAATAG